GCCGCATTCCTTGCGGAGTGCCAGCACCCACTTCATGAAACCGTTGAAACCGCCCTTGATGCCCAGATAGGCCGCGGCGCGTTCGATCTTCGCCTCCACCTTCTTGCGGTTGGCTTTCAGCACATACGGCATGATTATGCCATTCAGCGTGCCGTGATGGGCATTGTAGAGGCCGCCGAACGGGTGGGACAGCGAATGGATCGCCCCCAGGCCCTTCTGGAAAGCCGTGGCGCCCATCGACGACGCCACCAGCATGTTGCCGCGCGCATCCAGGTCCTTGCCCTTCTTCACGGCCTTGGCGAGGTTCTCCTTCACGAGCCGCATGCCTTCGATGGCAATGCCTTCCGCTGCCGGATGATAGAACGGCGAACACAGGGCTTCGAGACAATGGGCGAAAGCATCGAAACCCGTCGCGGCCGTCAGCTTCGCCGGAAGCCCGACCGTCAGTTCCGGGTCGAGTACGGCAAATCTTGGCATCACGCCCGGGTGGAAGATGATCTTCTTCTCGTGTGTCTTGGTGTTGGTGATGACGGCGGCGCGGCCCACTTCGGAACCGGTGCCCGCCGTTGTCGGAATGCAGATGTTGGGCGCGATCGTGCTGGCATCGGCGCGCGTCCACCAGTCATCCACGTCTTCCAGGTCGAAGATCGAGACTTTCTGCGAATGCATCAGCGCGATCATCTTGCCCGTGTCGAGTGCCGAGCCCCCGCCAAAGCAGATCACGCCGTCATGGCCGCCGTCGCGATAGACCTTGCAGCCGTCGAGCACGTTGGCTTCCGTCGGGTTCGGAACCACGTCGGAAAACATGGCGCGGCCCAGGCCCGACTTCTCGAGGTTGGCGAGGATGTCCTTCACCATGTCCGTGCCGGCAAGGCCCCTGTCGGTCACGAACAGCGGCTTCTTCATGCCGGCTTCGGTGCAGAACTGCGGAAGGTCCTTCACCCGGCCATTGCCGAAGCGCATCGGATTGGGAAAGTTGAAATTGCGATTGGGGATCATGTCTTCGTCCTCAGGTGGAAGCTCTTGGGTCGGGTGAGCATGTCATAGCCCACGGTGGAAAGGGTGGCGCCGCGGCCCGTGTCCTTGACGCCGGTCCAGGCCAGCGCGGGATCGAGATAATCGCAGCGGTTCATGAAAACGGTGCCGGTTTCAATCCGCGCACCGATGGATTTGGCAGCGGAGACGTCCTCCGTCCACAGCGCGGCGGTGAGGCCGTAGGGACTGTCGTTCATCAGCGTCACGGCCTCATCGTCCGATGACACCTTCATGATGCCGACGACAGGGCCGAAGCTTTCATCCCGCATCACGCTCATCTGGTGATTGACGCCCGTGAGCACTTGCGGCGCCATGTAGGGCGTGCCCTTCTTGTCCTTGGGGAAGAGGGCGGGATCGATATGAGCCTTTGCGCCCGCGCGCACCGCACCTGCCACCTGCTTGCGGACGAAGGCCGCGGCATCGGCCTTGATCATGGGACCAAGCGTCGTGGACTCTTCCAGCGGATTGCCGAGGACGTATGTCTTAGTGAGATCGATGAAACCGTCGATGAACGGCTTCCACAAATCCTTGTGCACGTAGATGCGCTCGATGCCGCAGCAACTCTGCCCGGAATTGAAGAAGGAACCATCCACCAGGTTTTCAACCGCATGGGCGAGATTGGCATCGGCCCGCACATAGGCCGGGTCC
The nucleotide sequence above comes from Hyphomicrobiales bacterium. Encoded proteins:
- a CDS encoding iron-containing alcohol dehydrogenase: MIPNRNFNFPNPMRFGNGRVKDLPQFCTEAGMKKPLFVTDRGLAGTDMVKDILANLEKSGLGRAMFSDVVPNPTEANVLDGCKVYRDGGHDGVICFGGGSALDTGKMIALMHSQKVSIFDLEDVDDWWTRADASTIAPNICIPTTAGTGSEVGRAAVITNTKTHEKKIIFHPGVMPRFAVLDPELTVGLPAKLTAATGFDAFAHCLEALCSPFYHPAAEGIAIEGMRLVKENLAKAVKKGKDLDARGNMLVASSMGATAFQKGLGAIHSLSHPFGGLYNAHHGTLNGIIMPYVLKANRKKVEAKIERAAAYLGIKGGFNGFMKWVLALRKECGIPHTLADIGIDTKQLDTVAEMARRDPSHGGNPVDFSVKQYKALAKKCVVGDL